A region of the Melospiza georgiana isolate bMelGeo1 chromosome Z, bMelGeo1.pri, whole genome shotgun sequence genome:
GTAAGCGACGAAATAAGACACACACCCTGTGTCGTCGATGTGGGTCCAAGGCGTACCATCTGCAAAAATCGACTTGTGGGAAATGTGGTTACCCTGCTAAGCGTAAGAGAAAGTGTAAGTAACAAACTTTTAACTGGCTCTAGTTTAAAAAATCGTGTTTCTTCTCCAGTAGTTTGACTTGTTTTCCAGTCAAGGAGGAAAACTTTTTGCAGTATCGTTTTGCAGTTTTGTCAATTTGCATTTTGGAGCTTTGTTGAAGTTAATGATGATTTAACTATATGCCAGCTAATCTGCAGTATTACTCCATAGAAAATGACTTAAAttacagttttgttttggttttttttctttgtcagcTTGAATAATTGTACCATACAAATGTAAGATGCAACCAAAATTACTTGGTGCAGACAAATAACAGTGACTTACATATTTTAGATAACTGGAGTGCAAAGGCCAAAAGACGCAACACCACTGGTACTGGTCGCATGAGGCACCTGAAAAAGGTCTACCGTCGGTTCAGGTATAATACTTTATTGCCAACTAGCATGCTGTGAAATCCTGCATAGACGCTATTTAATGACAAAATTCACCACTCAaagttacattttaattttgttttagtACCACTTAATGGAGTACAATCTTCCTAAATATGtcatgaaaaaatgtctgcatttTATCCTCCCTTGAGGATAAAAAAACTTTCTGGTTAGACAAAAGGTGTGCAAAAAGTTCCAATGTTTATACTGAATGAAGGTAGTACAGCACATATATGTTATTGCAGTAAGAAgctcacttttaaaaattatttgtgtggtattgtttttatttgtgaTTTATTTAAATAGATGGTTACACTAAAGGTTTATTGAGATAAGTCTCAAAATGCACTCCAGTCCCCATTTGCTCACTCAGAAAAAAGTTCAGGACAGGAATAACGTCTCATCCCTCTATT
Encoded here:
- the RPL37 gene encoding large ribosomal subunit protein eL37 produces the protein MTKGTSSFGKRRNKTHTLCRRCGSKAYHLQKSTCGKCGYPAKRKRKYNWSAKAKRRNTTGTGRMRHLKKVYRRFRNGFREGTTPKPKRAAVAASSSS